In Paenibacillus sp. JQZ6Y-1, one genomic interval encodes:
- a CDS encoding ABC transporter substrate-binding protein — MHTFRKYSMILMTILLVGVLAACGQAQTQSQSSSASTATDSSNEAATSTEAQSTTITYKAANGEVEVPSHPKRVVVLADSYYGFFVALGLQPIATVNHVFSSDMLKSTTTGITNLGETPKVEEVMALKPDLIVVWDGDANLENYEKIAPTVAIKYGQYTYKEQLQEFGKMTGTEDKAKEVAAAWESKIAEWKPKVQAAVGDKTVSILQPYAKGVYVMGDSYGRGGEIMYQELGLKGTEMTQKEAIDNGPGYVDISLENVPDFAGDYIFTAPWGGDGETTGSTLYNSSLWKSLPAVKEKHVFNIDPVAYYFNDPISMNAQLDFIVKSLTGA, encoded by the coding sequence ATGCACACATTTCGCAAGTACAGTATGATCCTGATGACCATTCTGCTGGTAGGGGTATTAGCAGCTTGTGGTCAGGCACAAACGCAGTCGCAGTCAAGTAGTGCCTCCACAGCGACAGATAGCAGTAACGAAGCAGCTACGTCTACGGAAGCACAATCTACAACCATCACTTACAAAGCAGCCAATGGCGAGGTGGAAGTCCCAAGCCATCCGAAGCGTGTTGTTGTGCTGGCGGATAGCTATTACGGATTCTTCGTCGCGCTGGGGTTACAGCCGATTGCAACGGTGAATCATGTCTTTTCCAGTGATATGCTGAAAAGCACCACAACTGGCATAACCAATCTGGGCGAAACGCCTAAAGTGGAAGAAGTTATGGCGCTGAAGCCCGATCTGATCGTAGTCTGGGATGGCGATGCCAATCTGGAAAACTATGAAAAAATCGCACCGACGGTAGCGATCAAATACGGACAATATACGTACAAAGAGCAATTGCAGGAATTTGGCAAAATGACGGGAACCGAGGACAAAGCAAAAGAGGTTGCCGCGGCTTGGGAAAGTAAAATTGCGGAATGGAAGCCAAAAGTACAAGCAGCTGTAGGCGACAAAACGGTTTCAATCCTGCAACCATACGCCAAAGGTGTCTATGTAATGGGCGACAGCTACGGTCGTGGCGGTGAGATCATGTACCAAGAGCTGGGTCTGAAAGGTACAGAAATGACGCAGAAGGAAGCGATTGATAACGGACCGGGCTATGTAGACATTTCGCTGGAAAATGTACCTGATTTTGCAGGCGACTATATCTTCACTGCACCTTGGGGTGGCGATGGCGAGACAACTGGTTCGACGCTGTACAATAGCAGCCTTTGGAAATCGCTACCGGCAGTCAAAGAAAAGCATGTATTCAACATCGATCCGGTCGCGTACTATTTCAACGATCCGATCTCAATGAATGCACAGCTTGATTTCATCGTGAAAAGCCTGACAGGCGCGTAA
- a CDS encoding glycerol-3-phosphate dehydrogenase/oxidase: protein MNTSFSAQHRAETLQKMSSAPLDVLVIGGGITGSGIALDAVTRGMNVGVVEMQDFAAGTSSRSTKLVHGGLRYLKQFEVKMVAEVGKERAIVYENGPHVTTPEWMLLPFHQGGTFGSFSTSIGLRVYDFLAGVKSSERRKMLSVQDTLAKEPLIKQDGLKGGGYYVEYRTDDARLTIEVIKEAVERGAMAVNYAKAADFIYENGKLKGVKVKDTISGKEYSIYAHKVINAAGPWVDTLRKIDNSKKGKTLQMTKGIHLVIDHERFPLEQAVYFDTPDGRMVFAIPRDGKTYVGTTDTVYKADPAHPRMTTADRDYVIDSINYMFPSVNVTAADVESSWAGVRPLIHEEGKSPSEISRKDEIWQSDSGLITIAGGKLTGYRKMAEMVVDLAAELLGKEQNKTFKPSQTKHMSISGGNVGGSAGLPAFIRQHTEAGANVGLTRKEAEYLSSFYGSNVSKLFALVNRKDEIAQEVGLPADVCVRIAYAIEEEMTFKPVDFFIRRTGALFFNIAWVQQWKQPVIEYMAKRLDWNAEQKRRYIDELEAQLHDAVVPSDAEATSEFAV, encoded by the coding sequence ATGAATACTTCATTTTCGGCACAACACAGGGCAGAAACGTTACAAAAAATGAGCAGTGCTCCATTGGACGTACTGGTCATTGGCGGCGGTATTACGGGTTCTGGGATCGCACTGGATGCGGTAACGCGCGGCATGAATGTCGGCGTGGTAGAAATGCAGGATTTTGCAGCAGGTACCTCTAGTCGTTCGACCAAGCTTGTCCACGGTGGTCTACGTTATCTGAAGCAATTTGAAGTGAAAATGGTTGCCGAGGTAGGGAAAGAACGTGCGATTGTATACGAAAATGGTCCGCATGTGACCACACCGGAATGGATGCTGCTGCCGTTTCACCAAGGTGGTACATTTGGCAGCTTTAGCACTTCCATCGGTCTGCGTGTGTATGATTTCCTTGCTGGCGTAAAAAGCAGCGAACGCCGTAAAATGCTGAGCGTACAGGATACGCTTGCCAAAGAACCGCTGATCAAACAGGACGGTCTTAAAGGTGGCGGTTATTATGTGGAGTATCGTACTGATGATGCCCGTCTAACCATCGAAGTAATCAAAGAAGCCGTAGAGCGCGGCGCAATGGCAGTGAACTATGCCAAAGCAGCAGATTTCATTTATGAAAATGGCAAGCTGAAAGGCGTAAAAGTAAAAGACACCATCAGCGGCAAGGAATACTCGATTTATGCACATAAAGTGATCAACGCCGCAGGTCCGTGGGTCGATACACTGCGCAAAATCGACAACTCCAAAAAAGGCAAAACCCTGCAAATGACCAAAGGGATTCACCTTGTAATCGACCATGAACGCTTCCCATTGGAGCAGGCGGTTTATTTTGATACACCGGACGGTCGTATGGTATTCGCGATTCCGCGTGACGGCAAAACGTATGTGGGTACAACCGATACCGTCTACAAAGCCGATCCAGCTCATCCGCGTATGACCACAGCGGATCGTGATTATGTGATCGACTCAATCAATTATATGTTCCCAAGTGTCAACGTAACCGCAGCCGATGTGGAATCCAGTTGGGCAGGTGTACGTCCACTGATTCACGAAGAAGGCAAATCGCCATCCGAGATTTCCCGTAAGGATGAAATCTGGCAGTCCGATAGCGGTCTGATCACCATCGCTGGTGGTAAGCTGACCGGGTATCGCAAAATGGCAGAAATGGTTGTCGATCTGGCTGCTGAGCTGCTGGGCAAAGAGCAAAACAAAACATTCAAACCATCGCAAACGAAGCATATGTCCATCTCTGGTGGGAATGTAGGCGGCTCTGCGGGTCTGCCAGCATTTATCCGTCAGCATACCGAAGCAGGCGCCAATGTCGGTCTGACTCGTAAAGAAGCAGAATATCTGTCCAGCTTCTACGGTTCCAATGTGAGCAAACTGTTTGCGCTGGTTAACCGCAAAGACGAGATCGCTCAAGAAGTGGGTCTGCCAGCCGATGTATGTGTACGCATCGCGTATGCGATTGAAGAGGAAATGACCTTTAAACCAGTCGATTTCTTCATCCGCCGTACGGGCGCATTGTTCTTCAATATCGCTTGGGTGCAGCAATGGAAACAACCCGTGATCGAATATATGGCAAAACGTCTGGATTGGAACGCGGAGCAAAAACGTCGTTACATCGACGAGCTGGAAGCGCAGTTGCATGATGCAGTGGTTCCGTCCGATGCAGAAGCGACCAGCGAATTTGCAGTCTAA
- a CDS encoding manganese-dependent inorganic pyrophosphatase: MPQVLIFGHKNPDTDTITSAIAYAELKKKLGVDAEAVRLGEVNGETQYALDYFKVEAPRLVDKVSEVKEVILVDHNERQQSADDIDQVTVTEVIDHHRIANFETSAPLYYRAEPVGCTATILNKLYKENGVAISQEVAGLMLSAIISDSLLFKSPTCTPQDVAAATELAQIAGVETAKYGLDMLKAGADLSQKTVEQLITLDAKEFQMGDAKVEIAQVNTVDVNDVLSKQSELEAAINKVIADKGLDLFLFVVTDILNNDSVGLALGQRQDVVEKAYSVSLNNNTALLKGVVSRKSQVVPVLTDNFTA, encoded by the coding sequence ATGCCACAGGTATTGATTTTTGGTCATAAAAATCCGGACACGGACACCATTACATCCGCTATCGCTTATGCGGAACTGAAAAAAAAGCTGGGTGTGGACGCGGAAGCTGTTCGCCTTGGTGAAGTCAATGGAGAAACGCAATACGCACTCGACTATTTCAAAGTAGAAGCCCCACGTCTGGTGGACAAAGTGAGCGAAGTGAAAGAAGTTATTCTCGTTGATCACAATGAGCGCCAGCAAAGCGCTGACGATATCGATCAGGTAACTGTTACTGAAGTGATCGACCATCACCGGATCGCTAACTTTGAAACAAGCGCGCCACTGTACTACCGTGCTGAGCCTGTAGGCTGCACAGCGACCATCCTGAACAAGCTATACAAAGAAAATGGCGTAGCCATTTCTCAAGAAGTAGCCGGTCTAATGCTGTCTGCGATCATTTCCGACTCCCTGCTGTTCAAATCCCCAACCTGCACACCACAGGACGTAGCGGCTGCTACTGAGTTGGCACAAATCGCTGGCGTAGAAACAGCAAAATACGGTCTGGATATGCTGAAAGCTGGAGCGGATCTGAGCCAGAAAACGGTAGAGCAACTGATCACGCTGGATGCGAAAGAATTCCAAATGGGCGATGCGAAAGTCGAAATCGCTCAAGTGAATACGGTAGATGTTAACGATGTGCTGTCCAAGCAGTCCGAGCTGGAAGCAGCGATCAACAAAGTGATCGCTGACAAAGGGCTGGATCTGTTCCTGTTCGTCGTAACTGATATTCTGAACAACGACTCTGTAGGTCTGGCGCTGGGTCAACGTCAGGACGTTGTAGAGAAAGCATACAGCGTATCCCTGAACAACAACACTGCCCTGCTGAAAGGCGTTGTATCCCGTAAATCTCAAGTTGTACCGGTTCTGACCGACAACTTCACTGCGTAA
- a CDS encoding GlxA family transcriptional regulator, translated as MEQQGYKPHQIGLFLFHEVEVLDFAGPFEVFSIAEADPGVKGFNVHTVSADGQMITARNGLQVQPEHSFSSLPPIDMLIIPGGYGAEEIEIHKPEVLNWIKSYAAEGVQIASVCTGAFLLTEAGLLDGLKATTHWMDLERLERDYPAVDVQSDVKLVDQGWIITSGGISAGIHMSLHLVGRYLGTDAANTTAKRMEYDWRSNES; from the coding sequence ATGGAGCAACAGGGATACAAACCACATCAGATTGGCTTATTTTTGTTTCATGAAGTGGAGGTTTTGGATTTTGCCGGTCCATTTGAAGTATTCTCGATCGCTGAAGCAGACCCCGGTGTAAAGGGATTTAACGTGCATACCGTATCCGCAGATGGACAGATGATTACAGCGCGTAATGGCTTGCAGGTGCAGCCAGAGCATAGCTTTTCCAGTCTGCCTCCGATAGACATGCTCATTATTCCGGGCGGATATGGAGCAGAGGAGATCGAGATTCACAAGCCAGAGGTACTGAACTGGATCAAGTCATATGCCGCCGAAGGTGTGCAGATTGCCTCTGTCTGTACTGGCGCATTTCTGCTGACGGAAGCGGGACTGCTCGACGGTCTCAAGGCGACAACCCACTGGATGGATCTAGAGCGACTGGAACGCGATTATCCCGCAGTGGATGTGCAGTCAGATGTGAAGTTGGTTGATCAGGGCTGGATTATTACGTCGGGGGGTATCTCAGCGGGGATACATATGTCGCTGCATCTTGTCGGCAGATACTTAGGTACTGATGCGGCGAATACAACAGCGAAGCGAATGGAGTATGACTGGCGATCCAACGAATCGTAA
- the glpK gene encoding glycerol kinase GlpK translates to MEQYIMALDQGTTSSRAILFNKKGEIAYMAQREFPQYFPKPGHVEQNADEIWSSILAVIASVLSESHVKPSQIAGIGITNQRETTVIWDRKTGDPVYNVLVWQSRQSAYICDELKQQGMEETFRKKTGLLLDPYFSGTKVKWILDNVDGVRERAERGELMFGTIDTWLIWKLSGGKAHVTDYSNASRTLMYNIFELKWDEELLDILGIPASLLPEVRPSSEVYAHTVDYHFFGQNVPIAGAAGDQQAALFGQACYEKGSVKNTYGTGCFMLMNTGEEPIRSEHGLITTIACGVGDKISYALEGSIFVAGSAIQWLRDGLRMFRDASESENYASRVESTDGVYIVPAFVGLGSPYWDSDVRGAAFGLTRGTSKEHFIRATLESLAYQTKDVLTAMESDSGVTVGSLKVDGGAVKNGFLMQFQSDILGVPVERPAVNETTALGAAYLAGLAVGYWESLDEIASTHSDLVDQFEPKMEDARREELYAGWQKAVHATMAFK, encoded by the coding sequence ATGGAACAATATATTATGGCACTTGATCAAGGTACTACCAGCTCCCGCGCAATTCTATTTAACAAAAAAGGCGAGATTGCCTATATGGCACAACGCGAGTTTCCGCAATATTTCCCGAAACCAGGTCATGTAGAGCAAAATGCGGATGAAATCTGGAGTTCCATTCTGGCGGTTATCGCTTCCGTATTGTCCGAATCCCATGTCAAGCCTTCGCAAATCGCTGGTATCGGTATTACGAACCAACGCGAAACGACCGTCATCTGGGATCGTAAAACAGGCGATCCTGTCTATAACGTACTCGTATGGCAATCCCGCCAAAGCGCGTACATCTGTGATGAACTGAAACAGCAAGGAATGGAAGAAACGTTCCGTAAAAAAACAGGTCTGCTGCTGGACCCTTACTTCTCCGGTACGAAAGTAAAATGGATTCTCGACAATGTAGACGGTGTGCGTGAGCGTGCTGAGCGCGGGGAGTTGATGTTCGGAACCATCGACACGTGGCTGATCTGGAAGCTGTCCGGCGGCAAAGCGCATGTTACCGACTATTCCAACGCGTCCCGTACGCTGATGTACAATATCTTTGAACTGAAATGGGACGAGGAACTGCTGGATATTCTGGGCATTCCAGCTTCCCTACTGCCTGAAGTGCGTCCTTCCTCCGAAGTGTACGCGCATACAGTGGATTACCACTTCTTTGGTCAAAATGTACCGATTGCCGGTGCAGCAGGCGACCAACAGGCGGCTCTGTTCGGACAAGCTTGTTACGAAAAAGGCTCTGTCAAAAACACATACGGCACTGGCTGCTTCATGCTGATGAACACTGGCGAAGAGCCGATCCGTTCCGAGCATGGTCTGATTACCACAATCGCTTGCGGTGTTGGCGACAAAATCAGCTATGCGCTGGAAGGTAGTATTTTCGTAGCGGGTTCCGCGATTCAATGGCTGCGTGACGGTCTGCGTATGTTCCGCGACGCTTCCGAAAGTGAAAACTATGCGTCCCGTGTAGAATCGACAGACGGCGTATATATCGTACCTGCTTTTGTAGGTCTGGGTAGCCCATACTGGGATAGCGATGTGCGCGGTGCAGCATTCGGTCTGACTCGCGGTACCAGCAAAGAGCACTTCATCCGTGCTACACTGGAATCCCTTGCATATCAAACAAAAGACGTACTGACAGCGATGGAAAGCGATAGCGGCGTAACCGTAGGATCGCTTAAAGTCGACGGCGGTGCGGTGAAAAATGGCTTCCTGATGCAATTCCAAAGCGACATCCTCGGCGTACCGGTGGAGCGTCCGGCTGTTAACGAAACAACAGCACTTGGCGCTGCATATCTGGCAGGTCTGGCTGTAGGCTATTGGGAAAGTTTGGACGAAATTGCGTCTACACACAGCGATCTGGTTGACCAATTTGAGCCGAAAATGGAAGATGCACGCCGCGAAGAACTGTATGCTGGCTGGCAAAAAGCAGTTCACGCAACGATGGCATTCAAATAA
- a CDS encoding MIP/aquaporin family protein: MSPFLAELVGTMILIALGGGVCAGVSLNKSFAQNSGWIVIGAGWGLAVAMAVYAVGSVSGAHLNPAVTLALAFNGDFPWSQVPSYIIAQIIGAMAGALLVYFQYLPHWGATPDPATKLSVFSTSPAIKHPVGNMLSEIIGTFIFVMVLLSMGANEFTQGLHPLIVGLLVVSIGLSLGGTTGYAINPARDFGPRLMHFLLPIAGKGSSNWKYAWVPVISPLLGGSLGGLFYKNVFLGQSAPMLWVVLGITLVFLLLAYLNGRKIERTTAKRAAA, encoded by the coding sequence ATGTCACCGTTTTTAGCTGAATTAGTAGGGACAATGATTTTGATTGCACTGGGTGGCGGTGTATGTGCGGGTGTTTCGCTAAATAAGTCGTTTGCCCAAAATTCTGGCTGGATCGTGATCGGTGCTGGTTGGGGTCTTGCCGTAGCGATGGCGGTTTATGCAGTAGGTAGCGTCAGCGGTGCGCATTTGAATCCTGCGGTTACTCTAGCACTGGCATTTAACGGCGACTTCCCGTGGAGCCAAGTTCCAAGCTACATTATCGCACAGATTATCGGTGCAATGGCTGGCGCACTGCTCGTATACTTCCAGTACTTGCCGCACTGGGGCGCAACTCCAGACCCAGCAACCAAGCTGAGCGTATTCTCGACTTCGCCAGCGATCAAACATCCAGTTGGCAACATGCTGAGTGAAATTATCGGTACATTTATCTTCGTTATGGTATTGTTGTCCATGGGTGCGAATGAATTTACACAAGGTCTTCACCCATTGATCGTTGGTTTGCTTGTCGTCAGCATCGGCTTGTCTCTCGGCGGTACAACTGGTTATGCAATCAACCCGGCTCGTGACTTTGGTCCGCGTCTGATGCACTTCCTGCTACCGATTGCAGGCAAAGGATCATCCAATTGGAAATACGCTTGGGTGCCTGTGATCTCTCCACTGCTGGGCGGTTCGCTAGGCGGATTGTTCTACAAAAATGTATTCCTCGGTCAAAGCGCGCCTATGCTGTGGGTTGTACTGGGAATCACACTCGTATTCCTGCTGCTGGCGTACCTAAATGGACGCAAAATCGAACGCACCACTGCCAAGCGGGCTGCTGCCTGA
- a CDS encoding LysR family transcriptional regulator: MELLYLKTFCALVQWGNYTRTALELDYAQSSITNHIQRLEQLYGGQKLLQRSGNQVVPTAAGERLLPYARQMLELQQAAHLVMQPQPDIAPVLTIGTIESLSLYHLPDMLDHFRYHYPQYKVKVVIGSEPELVVQLKQGQIDVALVLDEPLQEQGLRSSVLLRTEMAVLVHHQHPLASRDGVTAHDLAPYPLILTEEGCTYRAYLLRALRQVQSQIDIRWELGSIESIRQAVEKQWGIGFLPVFVLNEILPPSNLQAIRWMQDDLNLYIQLLYPQQCSPAAEAFAASQRNVEVLRNEPKSISH; this comes from the coding sequence ATGGAGCTACTTTATTTAAAAACATTTTGTGCGCTGGTGCAGTGGGGGAATTATACACGTACCGCGTTGGAGCTGGATTATGCTCAGTCCAGTATTACCAATCATATTCAGCGATTGGAGCAATTGTACGGTGGGCAAAAGTTGCTTCAGCGCAGCGGCAATCAGGTGGTGCCAACCGCAGCTGGCGAGCGATTGCTGCCATATGCGCGTCAGATGCTGGAATTGCAGCAAGCTGCTCATCTGGTCATGCAGCCGCAGCCAGATATAGCACCGGTGTTAACGATTGGCACGATTGAATCGCTATCGCTATATCATTTGCCAGATATGCTGGATCATTTCCGTTACCACTATCCACAGTACAAGGTTAAGGTCGTCATTGGCTCAGAGCCGGAATTGGTTGTCCAGCTCAAGCAGGGACAGATTGATGTGGCATTGGTACTGGACGAGCCATTGCAGGAGCAAGGGCTACGCAGCTCTGTATTACTACGTACTGAGATGGCAGTACTGGTGCATCATCAGCATCCGCTGGCTTCTAGAGATGGCGTAACCGCACATGATCTGGCACCCTATCCGCTTATTTTGACGGAAGAAGGCTGTACGTATCGGGCGTATTTGCTACGTGCCTTGCGTCAGGTGCAGAGCCAGATCGATATTCGTTGGGAGCTAGGTAGTATCGAATCCATTCGACAGGCAGTGGAGAAGCAGTGGGGAATTGGCTTTTTGCCTGTATTCGTCCTGAATGAGATTCTACCGCCATCCAATCTGCAAGCGATCCGCTGGATGCAAGATGATCTGAATCTGTATATTCAATTATTGTATCCTCAGCAATGTTCGCCCGCAGCCGAAGCATTCGCAGCCAGTCAGCGGAATGTTGAAGTGCTACGTAACGAACCGAAATCTATATCCCATTAG
- a CDS encoding RrF2 family transcriptional regulator, with translation MTVSRTRSIGPARFNTAVHALAGLAHNGGTVSSSVIAAQVQSHATFLRRILSTLANHGIVDTREGRDGGYSLRIPADSLTLADIYQAIRHEDQANRDEEKSGCAPLSDALSHVMMDAELQAIEYLRNYTLSDLLHDANDRKKLEAGQLKLQD, from the coding sequence ATGACTGTATCCAGAACCAGATCGATTGGTCCTGCACGATTTAACACCGCAGTACACGCTTTAGCCGGATTGGCTCACAATGGGGGAACCGTATCCAGCTCAGTGATTGCGGCTCAGGTTCAATCGCATGCCACATTTTTGCGAAGAATTCTGTCAACACTGGCTAATCACGGCATTGTCGACACGCGCGAAGGCAGAGACGGGGGATATTCCTTGCGTATCCCTGCCGATTCGCTAACACTAGCAGATATTTATCAGGCGATTCGTCATGAGGATCAGGCGAATCGGGATGAAGAGAAATCTGGCTGTGCACCGCTCAGTGATGCGTTAAGTCATGTCATGATGGACGCCGAGCTGCAAGCCATTGAATATTTGCGCAATTACACCTTATCGGATCTGCTACACGATGCCAATGATCGAAAGAAACTGGAGGCAGGTCAACTAAAGCTTCAGGACTAA
- a CDS encoding rhodanese-like domain-containing protein — protein MNNRPRFSAVLEVPALPPEQAHNYWSMRLSCETDVSDVATDLQKGNAPFQLLDVRSASDYEQAHIVGAIHLPGRQINEQTTASWDREQLIVVYCWGPACNGATKAAAKLAQLGFQVKEMLGGIEYWRLEGGTLEGSLGDDAPTYWQMPHCSITNRG, from the coding sequence ATGAATAACCGTCCACGCTTTTCCGCTGTATTGGAAGTTCCTGCCCTACCACCAGAGCAAGCACACAACTATTGGAGTATGCGATTGTCATGTGAAACTGATGTATCTGATGTCGCTACCGATTTGCAAAAAGGCAATGCCCCCTTCCAACTATTGGATGTGCGCAGTGCTTCTGATTATGAGCAGGCTCATATCGTCGGCGCAATCCATCTGCCCGGTCGCCAGATCAATGAACAAACAACCGCTAGTTGGGATCGCGAGCAATTAATCGTTGTATATTGCTGGGGTCCTGCTTGTAATGGCGCTACCAAAGCAGCTGCCAAATTGGCTCAGCTCGGTTTTCAAGTAAAAGAAATGCTGGGTGGAATCGAATATTGGCGCTTGGAAGGTGGTACGCTGGAAGGATCACTAGGCGACGATGCTCCAACCTATTGGCAAATGCCGCATTGCAGTATTACCAACCGTGGATAA
- a CDS encoding glycerol-3-phosphate responsive antiterminator: protein MFQGQAILPAAKTMKQFDHLLDSPYQYGVFLDTHIAQLKSIYRMANAHNKQMFLHADLVHGLKNDEYAAEYLCQEIKPYGIISTRGNVIMKAKQKGVIAIQRVFMLDTIALEKSYALLEKTQPDYIEVLPGVVPHMIKEVVERAGVPVFAGGLIRTVDDVERALQAGATAVTTSNQDLFHHYRKA, encoded by the coding sequence ATGTTTCAGGGACAGGCGATTTTACCGGCTGCCAAAACGATGAAGCAATTCGATCATCTGCTGGACAGCCCTTATCAATATGGTGTATTTCTAGATACCCATATCGCGCAATTGAAAAGCATCTATAGAATGGCGAATGCCCATAACAAGCAGATGTTTCTTCATGCCGATCTGGTGCATGGATTGAAGAATGATGAGTATGCCGCCGAATATTTATGCCAAGAGATCAAGCCATACGGCATTATCTCCACACGCGGCAATGTTATCATGAAGGCAAAACAAAAAGGCGTTATCGCCATCCAGCGTGTGTTCATGCTGGATACAATCGCCTTGGAAAAAAGCTATGCGCTATTGGAAAAGACACAGCCTGATTATATCGAAGTATTACCGGGCGTTGTGCCACATATGATCAAGGAAGTGGTGGAGCGTGCCGGTGTACCAGTATTTGCTGGTGGATTGATCCGTACCGTCGATGATGTAGAGCGTGCGCTGCAAGCCGGAGCAACCGCTGTGACTACGTCCAATCAAGACTTGTTCCATCATTACCGCAAAGCATAG
- a CDS encoding bile acid:sodium symporter family protein, translated as MNAVARVSKFVGDTFSVWVIVFALLGFFLPSWFIGLKGQISLLLGIIMFGMGLTLSSADFREVFRRPLDVALGVIGHYIIMPLLAFGLAVSLNLPPDIAVGVILVGCCPSGTASNVMTYLAKGDVALGVSIASVSTLIAPLATPAMISLLAGQWMHVSAASLILDILKVVIVPIVLGVIVKALFRKQAEAATVALPFVSTLAIVLIVAIVVGLNKSHIVESGLLIFAVVILHNGLGYLLGYLFARLVGMDAAKRKAIVFETGMQNSGLGASLAAAHFNPLAAVPSAIFSVWHNISGSLLATWFARRAARLEKDNPAIHKH; from the coding sequence ATGAATGCAGTTGCTAGAGTCAGTAAATTTGTCGGAGACACCTTTTCCGTCTGGGTCATTGTATTCGCGTTGCTAGGATTTTTTCTGCCCTCGTGGTTTATTGGGTTAAAGGGGCAGATTTCGCTGCTGCTTGGTATTATTATGTTCGGCATGGGGTTAACGCTATCATCTGCCGATTTTCGTGAGGTATTCCGTCGTCCACTGGATGTGGCACTTGGTGTGATCGGTCACTATATCATTATGCCGCTGCTGGCATTCGGTCTCGCTGTGTCGCTCAATCTACCACCGGATATTGCAGTTGGCGTGATCCTCGTCGGCTGTTGTCCAAGTGGTACGGCATCCAACGTGATGACATATCTCGCCAAAGGCGATGTAGCGCTCGGCGTCTCGATCGCTTCGGTATCCACGCTGATTGCACCGCTCGCAACACCTGCGATGATCTCGCTGCTTGCCGGTCAATGGATGCATGTGAGTGCCGCTAGTCTGATTTTGGATATTTTAAAAGTCGTGATCGTGCCGATTGTTCTTGGCGTCATTGTCAAAGCATTGTTCCGTAAGCAAGCGGAAGCTGCAACGGTCGCGCTGCCGTTTGTATCCACACTGGCGATTGTGCTGATTGTAGCAATTGTGGTTGGTCTGAACAAAAGTCATATTGTGGAATCGGGGCTGCTGATCTTCGCAGTCGTTATTTTGCATAACGGGCTGGGGTATCTGCTTGGCTATCTGTTTGCCCGTCTGGTAGGCATGGATGCTGCCAAGCGGAAAGCGATTGTATTTGAAACGGGTATGCAAAACTCCGGTCTTGGTGCAAGTCTGGCAGCGGCACATTTTAATCCGCTGGCTGCGGTGCCAAGTGCGATCTTTAGCGTGTGGCATAATATCTCCGGTTCGCTACTAGCGACGTGGTTTGCTCGCCGTGCTGCTCGACTGGAAAAGGATAATCCTGCGATACACAAACATTGA